A segment of the Deltaproteobacteria bacterium genome:
TTAATATGGCGGGCGATGGGGGATTCGAACCCCCGGCCTCTGGCTCCGGAGGCCAACGCTCTATCCAACTGAGCTAATCGCCCCTTCTATCTATCCTGATCAAGCCGGTATAATAACAACAAGATAAGCTCTTGAAATCGTTGTCGAATATCCTTAACCTTCCATCTTGGAATTCCACTTTTACAAAACATAACCCCCCGGGAAGATTGGGATTCCACTCCTCCACCACCTCCCCTATACCCCACTGGGAATATCTCCTATGATAGACAGAATCTCCCGCCTGCAGATATGTGTGGCGCCCCTTCATTATCTCTATATTTAGCGCAAAAGGCCCCTATTGACAAGGGGTAAACCCTCACGTTTGGGTTTATTGTCCCATTCAGGGAGAAAACCCTCGTCTTTAGGCGAAGATTTTGGTTCGATCTTTGTCCCAAAAGGGTTCAATCCCGCGTTTCGCGGGAAAGGGGTCAGGGATACTGCAAACATGTTTGAATGCTTTTCACTCGAACCCTTGAATCCTTGCATCCTTGACCCCCCAAACTGTCCCGCCTGTGGCGGGATAGTTTACTTAGTGTATCTCACCCCAGTTCCTCCCCCTCGCCACAGATACCTTGAGAGGAACGGCCAGCTCCATCACCCCCTCCATCTCCTTCTTTACCATCTTCTCTACCTCTCCTACCTCATCATCCGGGGCCTCCAAGACCAACTCGTCATGGACTTGAATGATCATCTTGGCCTTAAACCCTCCCTCCTTTATGGACTTGTAGATCCTGATCATGGCCATCTTGATCAGATCCGCTGCAGTCCCTTGGATAGGGGTATTTATGGCTGTCCTCTCTGCAAATTGTCGTGCAGAACGATTAGAGCTGTTGATCTCGGGGAGGTATCTGCGCCGATGATAGAGGGTAGTCACATATCCCTTTTCCCTAGCCTCCTGCAGGGTCCCCTCTATATAGGCCTTTACTCCATGATACCTTCGGAAATATTCCTCGATGTACTCGGCAGCAACTTTAGGCTCTACGCCCAGCTCCTTGGCCAAACCATGAGGGCTCATCCCGTAGACGATCCCAAAATTGATCACCTTGGCCTCCCGGCGCATCTGAGGGGTTACCTCGTCAGGGGGGAGGCTGAACATCTCCGAAGCCGTCCTGGCGTGGATGTCCTCTCCCCTTTGAAAGGCCTCGATGAGGGTGGCATCTTTTGACAGATGGGCGAGGATCCTCAGCTCGATCTGGGAATAGTCTGCGGAGATCATCCACCACCTATCTTCAGGCACAAAGGCCTCCCGTATCCTTCGGCCTTCCTCTGTGCGGATGGGGATATTTTGCAGGTTGGGGTCGCTGCTAGAAAGCCTTCCGGTGGCTGTTACCGTTTGATTATAAGATGTATGCACCCTCCCTGTGGAGGGATCTATCAGTTTGGGTAGGGCATCGGCATAGGTCGATCTCAGTTTTGCCAGACTGCGATATTCCAAGACCGCCCTGGGTAGTTCATGCTCCTTGGCCAATTCCTGGAGGACCTCTACATCGGTGGAATAACCGGTTTTGGTCTTTTTGATTATTGGCAGACGGAGCTTCTCAAAGAGAATCTTCCCCAACTGCTGGGTGGAGTTAATATTGAACTCCTCACCCACCAGATCGAAGACCTTTTCCTTCAACCCCCAGAGCCTCGCCTCCAACTCCTTGGAGAGCTCCAGGAGGAGGTCGGGCTTGATCCTAACACCCCAGAGCTCCATTTCGGCAAGGACTTCCACCAAAGGGAGCTCTATCTGAAAAAAGAGCTCTTTGAGACCCTCCTCCTCCAATTTCTTTAGGAGCATCTCGGCCAAGAGGAAAGTGACATCGGCATCTTCACAGGAATATTCCTTGGCCTGCTGGAGAGCTACCTTCTGAAACCCCTGTCCCTTCTTCGTCACCTCCTTATAGGTGATCATCTGGTGCTCCAGATACTCTTGGGCAATGCTCTCCAGACTATGACTACGCTTGGTAGGGTTGAGGAGGTAGGAGGCGATCATGGTGTCGCATTTGATCCCCGCTAGCCTCACCCCATGGCGCCTGAGGACAAGGTAGTCATATTTTATGTTTTGACCATACTTCCCCTGCTGGGTGTCTTCAAGGAGGGGCCTTAATCTCTCCAAGACCAGTGGTTGAGTAAGCTGTGGGGGTGCCCCTGGATAATCATGACCAACAGGGACATAATAGGCCTCATGGGGTCTGGCAGAAAAGGAGAACCCAACAATCATGGCGTTTATGGGGTCGCGGGAGGTGGTCTCTAGGTCCACGGAAAAGGTCTCTCCCTCCTTTAAACAGGCCAGCAGCTCCTTCAGCCCCTCCTCATCCGTTATGAGGTGATAGTCCTCATAAGAAATGCTCTTTTGCGGTAAGAGCTCTTGGAGGAATTTATAGAATTCAAGTTCCTTGAAGATGGCCCTCAGGCTCTCCTCATCCGGTGGGGAAAGAAGGAAGTCGTTCCAGCGAACCTCTATGGGGACATAGATGTCAATGGTGGCCAGCTCCCTGCTCAGCAGCGCCTGGTCCTCATACGTCCTCAAACTCTCTTTGATCTTTTTCTTGATCTCCTTTT
Coding sequences within it:
- the polA gene encoding DNA polymerase I, whose protein sequence is MLPLKRLFLIDGSSYIYRAFYAIRGLSTSKGIPTNAIFGFTSMLLKVLRDHKPDGVAVVFDAKGPTFRNKLYSDYKANRPDMPDDLAPQIPYIKNIVEAFRIPILEKEGYEADDLIGTIAKGAEREGLEVVIISGDKDFLQLVSEKITTLDTMKDAHMGLQEVKERFGVEPERLPDIMGLAGDSIDNIPGIPGIGEKTAADLIKRFGGLDPLLQKSRDMDEKEIKKKIKESLRTYEDQALLSRELATIDIYVPIEVRWNDFLLSPPDEESLRAIFKELEFYKFLQELLPQKSISYEDYHLITDEEGLKELLACLKEGETFSVDLETTSRDPINAMIVGFSFSARPHEAYYVPVGHDYPGAPPQLTQPLVLERLRPLLEDTQQGKYGQNIKYDYLVLRRHGVRLAGIKCDTMIASYLLNPTKRSHSLESIAQEYLEHQMITYKEVTKKGQGFQKVALQQAKEYSCEDADVTFLLAEMLLKKLEEEGLKELFFQIELPLVEVLAEMELWGVRIKPDLLLELSKELEARLWGLKEKVFDLVGEEFNINSTQQLGKILFEKLRLPIIKKTKTGYSTDVEVLQELAKEHELPRAVLEYRSLAKLRSTYADALPKLIDPSTGRVHTSYNQTVTATGRLSSSDPNLQNIPIRTEEGRRIREAFVPEDRWWMISADYSQIELRILAHLSKDATLIEAFQRGEDIHARTASEMFSLPPDEVTPQMRREAKVINFGIVYGMSPHGLAKELGVEPKVAAEYIEEYFRRYHGVKAYIEGTLQEAREKGYVTTLYHRRRYLPEINSSNRSARQFAERTAINTPIQGTAADLIKMAMIRIYKSIKEGGFKAKMIIQVHDELVLEAPDDEVGEVEKMVKKEMEGVMELAVPLKVSVARGRNWGEIH
- a CDS encoding DUF3553 domain-containing protein gives rise to the protein MKGRHTYLQAGDSVYHRRYSQWGIGEVVEEWNPNLPGGLCFVKVEFQDGRLRIFDNDFKSLSCCYYTGLIRIDRRGD